From the Toxoplasma gondii ME49 chromosome VIIa, whole genome shotgun sequence genome, one window contains:
- a CDS encoding phosphofructokinase domain-containing protein (encoded by transcript TGME49_281400), translating into MLLPPSKNLSPLEAERLHDTPQLPRCFAFPSAPLPPASGLPLYPGVSPSQRETEPPDGYSISPSLRAATPFVEVSAHLRHPLHGRSPGLSPPLRLSSAPVIPFSPFVVEEVHLDVQVLADGQSQVVERRRGRATDSDGVDGTPQAAPEIKTRVPEYGREETQPSRLDGEAMADKREQPVRSERAWREGAVTSRETGQWGQGGRSSVGAANVSRESVRDTETDLPALSPVPHSALHSSPSGKSVPGSGRPTQWPGGPEAGRDSEASWAGPGAPSGPAAGEPRSVPTGTAGKRRHGPERHRRETGKKNVAQVAAELLDFDPQILHHYPMLANEQARIYQFVQRRFIRKVDGSRPDSQRSLDTRGWPIGAPHPATRSGSAHSRPGMSRGMPNAISLPNLSHAASVLAALGAQRLSGRYGLLRQSNGDSGPGTGGAWGKPGVSPSGEVSSLLQTGSGGGQSEPMFEEQRIGERDNRLSSLAGNPRAARSEHRVLEGLPVHVVSSSSSRLSSLSIFAHQGGVPGQNTRDDGSGGNASSCETMCGVEVRTCLSEVSGQDAFGRRVEGTERDEGHVAFLSTSAVPSPVVEADSPAEQPEGDTHIQESAEVESGAFGAEETAVEIQGERRGNEKEDSSTHASFFPIFPARTEKKLLPPLRLGVMVGGLAPSSGVHNVIVGLLHFLRDFTRPIPDCACRRNFANGEAQEEAAGTLGEVLPSPKGSRLRGAPQTPIRLSTSEPSNLAVRGEAEEGGHAEGEELWQTPAREELFSGASGDSAKPTRLRLDSPHTNTPSQAAAFASTVASSSVRGEGDRRRGTGEGRGLQRSGGEAELRDNSVCRCSKLIGFLDGALGLSKDESVELTEDIVANFLNMGGCELLGYRAFKSLTDFSISRIQQVCEKHGLHGLVIVGGAEDLQAATQLAHRFLQEGLRTRVVAVPHSARGDLHCEEFLPITLGFDSARSMLSEFCGNIALDSSSSKKYYHFIRCSSSNLTLECALQTRPTMCLTGLECDIEGWSLERIIEAICDVIVKRRKLLGKRSGTILLSEELVENLPEMKELRNMIHDLLHAESAASSSPLAACAAPSDNTAATHAWTIQPPTEASLCALLPERLARAFRLLPAYARRSLMLQHDCRGRPLLPTIEAEALLAQRVEKELRKRKAAGDARCVETFTYRLHYLGQEGRCPLPTRFDCTLGYALGTVAGAIVSFGLTGYMACVRNIHLPLDCWEACALPLVCLLRPSSRVPSAPSASASKPSASSVGPAGPATGEPSTGASLSDPAEMFAGSSGSPFLPREDTQSMASSRRETKEANAEGGGGSASRQTVRRPSNTGGLARLNHHQQLSVPTIPPYRLAANSNLFRCYKRVKDSWKVYCLYRSPGPVSFAPTSRLALTLCSACHRYLSLCICASGRSFHALCPDSFSSGTARTSCEGGETPRPSAACRSSLSPASGRWTEDAKTGGGSRADAEPKRRTAVGGEDEDMEESLRRKRQLLLSTEVHDESIPLMLVAQFCSPLETLLRVQPLKLKKSKFTELFASPEFGRASTGVASRRGLLQLASDPIWSRTRSSEPTHAGFNLLKDSTHPRPHPPGEEGRRRESFTVTSSDAGAEPRTDSRKGEGTQGLRVGDGEGPGATRMEMTKTDEDQGEDMFFGAEAELLEDAWTDSEAEHAEERVFPLEPPTLFLNCRRRCQLSSFQLRRLEYKPKLPAVFFQPFTLACMDITAVISSNPVLLQRVFPLTHNLRAIDVVPMKQLLEADPWTPAPLPPSSCLLRFWRSPGSRDSSSSPAALPPPCLPYHLKRAAKRANAGVNDACDAPAGAACCGGEERASGQGDCGEEGDRQISGGEAPVATVGAAERREEREQEGKAVRDEPAREAREGDDCGEFEGAQKRGDDRQHGEGDQRFGDAKPSQSEGSENRKRECRFEQPVSARPVSPTPGLAADALRSAAASPRRGGNYEGDMDGLRRTEEKKLAPPPQFVGVHRGGLALRADADLGEALQFDAHETANSAAPFFANPLGPLPGSSVYPAPLLPVSLEAEKPRRVSPYPAAFPSVPFGASMPGGPQPPSETRGGLEVSPRKRGLETGKHPLPESTPLAPSGTRAPVGSRGRAGGCVEGTVPIFARPAAGAGEPPRFGSEAAAGEAGAWRHAVGSTGPATMARIISPSLVAVPATETFGRPSTKAFGTSRSGSRTGERATGRDEGEETERAGGRACGEGGEADSGTAKKATVSKSRASWKREGGSTPEQDTGHLHLHSLGLIRAASAPQRDFPKVEEEETFQSSHCTASHSTADPSVALRRGPHSARSSHEGSLARSGAAAPSPPLQAPTVSDGAQLVRPPVPVGPALFSDLAPGSHEAHGQPPPGGTGKAQSWSGPSETAGAVAKEGNLHQRPHTNAETGRDTKAPHTTEMQRGESAGTELSAEGERPASSPGVGEKRWAAGTSPAARVRFPSFVASLLRGDGAHRGGRSAVESTAASGIVRRNTRIDLQGSASPVVMLRYETARADSSRRLERGDSAKTRVVLDEVCQGRRPPTEGRCRSLSPFRDPREPSGLDTGNQPPWRLEGDSEERGAPLPRSGPSADGKKPAAPCAGHFSSSSFASAASAEAAKLRGGEEDSDEAAPKDGLQEGDRSEREHAERREERDEREGKREEANARGTPQPTKADEGYIEPKLCLSRKSSRVNLVESQEPLRIAVCFFGRQAPGGLNAVMGVLEYLENLSPKGICIGILGGILGLVHGWYTIVDRRSFSLFRNQGGLDLLCRTTEHFSNEFELQQCIKTIQALRLDGLVVLGGTSAVSDAAILTEHLLDSDTQTCVVGVPMTVDNGVPFIEACLGHDTVCRVFNSIIGSLMHESRSSKCWYFIRVSGKCLSHLAAECALDTHPNLVLINEEIEQKRMGAMALTNLISDIVETRAGLGLHYGTVLLPDSLLAHLPEMHMLINEVDACFESGFYAQTEEGLELLRARLTPWSAALFSSLPKAIQWQLAFNKDQTYRVDLTAIDTEVLLKRLVERELARRKSIGAFRKGQFLCKTHFLAYQGRSAAPTIFDADLGFSYGYTAAVLVDGGCTGYMAQISNLVGQPAEWSVSAVPFTCLVDVQPVKTSTVTPLHHKVAHLRQGHLHQHGRQVWSPAQASPATHETHHYCGPALGRAGCSASAHTSEESFKCESDMRGSSSSSSSSSSSSSSSSSSSSSSSSSAVVLMFRVEVPLQKLSLQGGMFRTLALSRAEWALGDCFSNPGPVQYEGAASRVRLNSLRLPSTDPTVKLKKISQLCSQVKSLCSVMATPPLLKTAESSLHSIVEVLSTLSRSERNQQMQFYDISHVLAQRCTTKAWLSAAESLPLSNWPSPLPGSFPGAGHPDRCGPGGPPAGSCVLSSSPPPFQDWFQFSVSPPASSAASAGLPTGGAGLDAWTPAATSAGVLSAGPFDVFRRHERTSEKGREPHVAHEAAETLHAEFERSRGCREQRPGSLVSLATLAARPSRARVGRRDWAEGDSEAAPRGSEETGRAFAQETGAAGGGATEPSISREEEMETLWSGDAHAGTRRLPSFSLVCLNKASSNYAAQHFQERR; encoded by the exons ATGCTGTTACCACCATCGAAAAATCTGTCTCCACTGGAGGCAGAGCGCCTCCACGACACGCCTCAGCTGCCGCGCTGCTTTGCGTTTCCTTCGGCGCCTCTGCCCCCAGCTTCGGGCCTGCCTCTCTACCctggtgtctctccatctcaGCGCGAGACTGAGCCACCCGACGGCTACTCgatctctccgtctctccggGCCGCTACGCCCTTCGTGGAAGTCTCTGCGCATCTTCGTCACCCTCTCCACGGGCGCAGCCCAGGCctgtcgccgcctctccgGCTTTCCTCCGCACCCGTcattcccttctctccctttgtcgTCGAAGAAGTTCACTTAGATGTTCAAGTATTGGCCGATGGCCAGTCGCAGGTggtggagagacgccgggGACGAGCGACAGACAGCGATGGTGTTGACGGCACTCCGCAGGCGGCTCCAGAAATCAAAACGCGAGTTCCAGAATAcgggagggaggagacacagccaAGTCGGCTTGATGGTGAAGCAATGGCGGACAAAAGGGAGCAACCCGTGAGGTCAGAGAGAGcttggagagaaggcgctgTGACATCTCGAGAGACTGGACAGTGGGGACAGGGAGGGCGGTCTTCTGTCGGGGCAGCAAATGTCTCTCGGGAGAGTGTtcgcgacacagagacagacctGCCGGCGCTCTCTCCGGTTCCCCACTCTGCTTTGCATTCGTCACCTTCGGGAAAGTCGGTCCCCGGATCGGGGAGGCCCACGCAGTGGCCTGGAGGTCCCGAGGCAGGTCGAGACTCTGAGGCATCCTGGGCCGGTCCGGGGGCTCCGTCTGGGCCGGCTGCAGGTGAGCCGAGGTCCGTCCCCACTGGCACCGCGGGGAAGAGGCGCCACGGGCcggagagacaccggagggagacaggaaagaagaacgtTGCTCAGGTGGCAGCCGAGCTTCTGGACTTCGATCCGCAGATCTTGCACCACTATCCGATGCTGGCGAACGAGCAGGCTCGCATCTACCAGTTTGTCCAGCGTAGGTTCATCCGAAAGGTCGATGGGTCGCGTCCCGACTCGCAGCGGTCTCTTGACACTCGAGGATGGCCCATTGGGGCCCCGCACCCCGCGACGCGCTCCGGATCCGCGCACAGTCGTCCTGGAATGTCTCGAGGCATGCCCAACGCAATTTCGCTTCCGAATctctcgcatgcagcttcGGTCCTCGCCGCTCTGGGGGCGCAGCGGCTTTCGGGGCGCTACGGCCTCCTGCGCCAGAgcaacggagacagtggaCCGGGGACGGGTGGAGCCTGGGGAAAGCCTGGGGTGTCACCGAGCGGTGAggtttcttcgctgcttcaaACTGGTAGCGGAGGCGGCCAGTCGGAACCTATGTTTGAAGAACAACGGatcggagagagagataacCGTCTGAGTAGCCTCGCGGGCAACCCGAGGGCGGCCAGGAGCGAGCACCGCGTTTTGGAGGGGCTGCCGGTGCacgttgtctcttcctcgtcttcgcgtctctcttcactgtcGATCTTTGCTCACCAAGGGGGAGTTCCAGGACAGAACACCCGAGATGACGGAAGCGGGGGAAACGCGAGTTCCTGCGAAACCATGTGTGGCGTGGAAGTGCGGACCTGTCTGTCGGAAGTATCTGGCCAAGACGCGTTCGGGCGCCGCGTCGAAGGCACCGAGCGAGACGAGGGACAtgtcgcgtttctgtcgACTTCTGCCGTACCAAGCCCCGTCGTGGAGGCGGACTCCCCCGCCGAGCAACCAGAGGGCGACACTCACATCCAGGAGTCAGCAGAGGTGGAATCCGGTGCGTTCGGTGCGGAGGAAACGGCCGTTGAGATTCAAGGCGAACGTCGAGgcaacgagaaagaagactccTCTACGCATGCGTCGTTCTTCCCGATCTTCCCAGCACGCACTGAGAAGAAGCTCCTGCCTCCCCTCCGACTTGGAGTCATGGTCGGGGGTTTGGCGCCTTCGTCGGGTGTACACAACGTGATTGTCGGCCTCTTGCACTTTCTCCGGGACTTTACGCGCCCTATCCCCGACTGCGCCTGCAGGCGAAACTTTGCTAACGGTGAGGCCCAAGAGGAGGCTGCCGGGACTCTGGGGGAGGTGCTACCGTCTCCGAAGGGCAGCAGGCTCCGCGGCGCGCCGCAGACGCCAATTCGCCTCTCAACCTCTGAGCCGTCGAACCTCGCGGTTCGCggcgaggcggaagagggGGGACAtgccgaaggagaagaactctGGCAGACGCCTGCGCGAGAGGAATTATTTTCTGGAGCCTCAGGAGACTCTGCGAAACCGACGAGGCTGCGCCTCGACAGTCCCCACACAAACACACCCTCCCAAGCAGCTGCTTTCGCATCCACCGTTGCGTCTTCGTCCGTTcgtggagagggagacaggagacgtggaacaggagaagggagaggccTCCAACGGTCAGGGGGCGAAGCGGAGTTGCGCGACAACAGTGTGTGCAGGTGCAGCAAACTGATAGGTTTTCTGGACGGCGCACTCGGCCTCTCAAAGGATGAGTCCGTGGAGCTCACAGAAGACATCGTCGCCAACTTCTTGAACATGGGCGGGTGCGAATTGCTCGGATACCGCGCCTTTAAATCTCTTACCGACTTCTCCATTAGCCGAATTCAACAAGTCTGCGAAAAACACGGCCTTCATGGCCTCGTGATCGTCGGAGGCGCGGAAGACCTGCAGGCCGCCACACAG CTGGCGCATCGGTTTTTGCAAGAAGGCCTGCGCACCCGGGTCGTGGCGGTGCCGCACAGCGCGCGAGGCGACTTGCACTGTGAGGAGTTTCTTCCAATAACTCTCGGCTTCGACAGCGCCCGGAGCATGCTCTCTGAATTCTGTGGCAATATCGCGCTGGACAGCTCGAGCAGCAAGAAGTACTATCACTTTATCCGGTGCTCGTCGAGCAACCTCACTCTCGAGTGCGCTCTCCAAACCAG ACCGACAATGTGCTTAACAGGCCTCGAGTGTGACATCGAGGGCTGGAGTTTAGAGCGAATTATAGAGGCGATCTGCGACGTCATTGTGAAGAGGCGGAAGCTCCTGGGCAAGCGCTCGGGCACCATTCTCCTTTCCGAGGAACTCGTCGAAAACCTGCCTGAG ATGAAAGAATTACGAAACATGATTCACGACTTGCTTCATGCCGAGTCCGCCGcatcttcctcgcctctggCAGCTTGCGCTGCACCCTCCGACAACACGGccgcgacgcatgcgtggaCGATTCAACCGCCGACAGAAGCTTCTCTTTGCGCGCTGCTTCCTGAGAGACTCGCGAGGGCCTTTCGACTCCTTCCCGCTTACGCGCGCAGATCGCTCATGCTTCAACATGACTGTCGGGGACGGCCACTGCTCCCCACCATCGAAGCCGAGGCTTTGCTTGCTCAGAGAGTCGAAAAGGAACTCAGAAAAAG AAAAGCTGCGGGAGACGCGCGCTGCGTTGAAACCTTTACTTACCGCCTGCATTACCTCGGCCAAGAGGGCCGCTGCCCTCTTCCGACGCGCTTCGACTGCACCTTGGGGTACGCCTTAGGCACTGTGGCAGGCGCCATCGTCTCTTTTGGCTTGACTGGATACATGGCATGCGTCCGAAACATCCACTTGCCTCTGGACTGCTGGGAAGCATGCgcccttcctctcgtctgtctcctcagacCTTCCTCTCGAGTGCCCTCTGcaccttctgcttctgcctcgaaaccttctgcatcttctgtCGGACCTGCTGGACCTGCGACGGGTGAACCGTCCACTGGCGCGTCTTTGTCTGACCCAGCTGAGATGTTTGCTGGGTCTTCGGGGTCCCCGTTTTTGccgcgagaagacacacaaagCATGGCGAGTAGCAGGCGggaaacgaaggaggcaAATGCTGAAGGTGGGGGcggctctgcgtctcggcAGACAGTGAGGAGACCTTCAAACACTGGCGGATTAGCGCGGCTCAATCACCATCAGCAACTGTCAGTGCCGACAATTCCTCCCTATCGACTCGCGGCCAACAGCAACTTGTTTCGCTGTTACAAACGCGTCAAAGACTCCTGGAAG GTCTACTGTTTGTACAGGAGCCCGGGACCCGTGAGTTTTGCGCCGACGTCTCGCCTGGCGCTGACGCTTTGTTCCGCGTGTCACCGGTACCTGAGTCTTTGTATCTGCGCGTCTGGACGTTCTTTCCACGCTCTTTGTCCAGATTCCTTCTCGTCGGGGACTGCACGTACTTCTTGCgagggaggcgagacgccgcggccttctgctgcatgcaggtcgTCTCTCAGCCCCGCGTCCGGGCGATGGACAGAAGACGCTAAGACGGGAGGAGGCTCGCGAGCTGATGCAGAGCCGAAACGGCGGACAGCGGTTGGCGGGGAGGACGAGGATATGGAAGAGAGTCTCAGACGAAAGCgacagctgcttctctcgacgGAAGTCCATGACGAGAGTATTCCCTTGATGCTGGTTGCTCAGTTCTGCTCCCCGCTGGAAACGCTGCTGCGAGTCCAGCCTTTGAAGCTGAAGAAGTCAAAGTTCACTGAGCTCTTCGCATCACCAGAGTTCGGCAGGGCCTCAACGGGTGTCGCCTCACGCCGCGGTCTCCTGCAACTCGCGAGCGATCCTATCTGGAGTCGAACGCGGAGCTCTGAGCCTACGCATGCAGGCTTCAATCTTTTGAAGGACTCCACCCACCCGAGGCCGCACCCcccaggcgaagaaggaaggcgaagagagagcttCACAGTGACATCCTCAGACGCAGGCGCGGAGCCGAGAACGGACTCTAGGAAAGGCGAGGGGACACAAGGCCTACGGGtgggagacggagaaggaccCGGAGCAACGAGGATGGAGATgacgaagacagacgaagaccAGGGCGAGGACATGTTCTTCGGGGCTGAAGCAGAACTGCTCGAAGATGCCTGGACAGACAGTGAAGccgagcatgcagaggaacgTGTGTTTCCGCTCGAACCCCCCACCCTCTTCCTCAACTGCAGGAGACGTTGTCAG CTTTCGTCGTTTCAACTACGTCGTCTCGAGTATAAGCCGAAGCTGCCAGCAGTTTTCTTCCAGCCCTTTACTTTGGCGTGCATGGACATCACCGCGGTGATTTCTTCGAATCCGGTTCTACTCCAGAGGGTTTTTCCTCTGACCCACAACCTGCGAGCGATCGACGTCGTCCCGATGAAGCAGCTTCTGGAGGCAGATCCGTGGACGCCGGCGCCCCTTCCTCCTTCtagctgtctcctccgtttctggCGTTCGCCTGGGTCCCGAgactcctcctcttctccggcCGCATTGCCTCCACCCTGTCTGCCTTACCATCTGAAGCGCGCCGCGAAACGCGCGAACGCAGGGGTGAACGACGCATGCGACGCGCCCGCAGGCGCCGCATGCTGCGGGGGCGAAGAGAGGGCCTCGGGCCAGGGAgactgcggagaagaaggagacaggcagatcTCAGGTGGCGAGGCGCCGGTCGCCACAGTGGGGGCCGCCGAAAGGAGGGAGGAGCGAGAGCAGGAAGGGAAGGCCGTGAGGGACGAGCCTgccagagaggcgagagagggagacgactGCGGAGAATTCGAAGGGGcacagaagcgaggagacgacagGCAACATGGCGAGGGCGACCAACGGTTCGGGGACGCAAAGCCTTcgcagagcgaaggaagcgaaaacaggaaacgcgAGTGTCGTTTTGAACAGCCAGTTTCCGCCAGGCCCGTGTCTCCGACGCCGGGACTCGCGGCGGACGCGCTGAGATCTGCAGCAGCGAGTCCACGGAGAGGCGGGAACTATGAAGGAGACATGGATGGCCTTCgcaggacagaagaaaaaaaacttGCTCCGCCCCCTCAGTTTGTCGGTGTCCATCGTGGCGGCTTGGCGCTTCGAGCTGACGCAGATCTGGGAGAGGCA CTTCAGTTCGACGCGCACGAGACCGCAAATTCGGCGGCGCCTTTCTTCGCGAACCCCCTAGGCCCTCTGCCAGGTTCCTCGGTCTACCCTGCCCCGCttttgcctgtctccttggAGGCGGAGAAACCGCGGCGCGTTTCGCCCTATCCCGCAGCCTTCCCCTCTGTGCCCTTCGGGGCGTCCATGCCTGGGGGCCCTCAGCCCCCATCGGAGACACGCGGAGGCCTCGAGGTAAGtccgagaaagcgaggccTAGAAACCGGCAAACACCCGCTCCCGGAGTCGACGCCTCTCGCGCCGTCAGGGACGCGGGCCCCCGTGGGCTCTCGGGGGCGCGCGGGGGGCTGCGTGGAGGGGACTGTCCCCATTTTCGCGCGCCCCGCGGCGGGGGCAGGCGAGCCCCCGCGTTTCGGAAGCGAAGCGGCCGCGGGTGAAGCTGGGGCTTGGAGACACGCCGTGGGTTCCACGGGGCCGGCGACCATGGCCCGAATcatttcgccttcgctggtGGCCGTCCCGGCGACGGAGACGTTCGGACGACCCTCGACCAAAGCCTTCGGTACTTCGAGAAGCGGGAGTAGGACTGGAGAAAGGGCAacaggcagagacgaaggagaagagacagagagagcaggaggccGCGCCTGtggggaaggaggagaagcagatagcgggacagcgaagaaggccaCAGTGAGCAAGTCCAGAGCCTCGTGGAAGCGCGAAGGCGGCTCAACCCCAGAGCAGGATACCGGGCATCTTCATTTGCATTCGTTGGGCCTCATTCGCGCCGCTTCAGCCCCGCAGAGAGATTTCCCGAAA gtcgaggaagaggagacgttCCAGTCATCGCATTGCACCGCCTCTCACTCGACAGCTGACCCATCTGTAGCTCTGCGGCGAGGCCCCCACAGCGCCAGAAGTTCCCACGAAGGCTCTCTCGCCCGCTCCGGCGCCGCGGCTCCGTCCCCGCCCCTCCAGGCGCCGACTGTGTCCGATGGAGCCCAACTGGTGCGGCCACCGGTTCCGGTCGGGCCGGCACTCTTCAGTGACTTGGCCCCGGGGTCTCACGAGGCGCACGGGCAGCCCCCCCCAGGAGGCACAGGCAAGGCCCAAAGCTGGTCTGGCCCTTCTGAGACGGCGGGTGCAGTCGCGAAGGAAGGCAACCTCCATCAGCGTCCCCACACGAATGCTGAAActggaagagacacgaaagcCCCCCACACAACAGAGATGCAAAGGGGAGAAAGCGCGGGAACAGAGTTGAGcgcggagggagagaggccggCAAGTTCTCCAGGtgtcggagagaagagatggGCGGCAGGCACGTCTCCTGCTGCTCGAGTTAggtttccttccttcgtcgcttctttgtTAAGAGGCGATGGCGCACACAGAGGTGGACGCAGCGCCGTCGAGAGCACTGCGGCTTCGGGCATCGTGAGAAGAAACACGCGAATCGATTTGCAAggttctgcgtcgcctgtgGTGATGCTCCGCTACGAGACTGCACGGGCCGACTCAAGTCGCCggctggagagaggcgacagcgccAAGACGCGCGTTGTGCTTGACGAGGTCTGTCAGGGCCGTCGCCCACCCACAG AGGGCCGCTGCCGAAGTCTGTCGCCTTTCCGCGACCCCAGAGAACCTTCCGGTCTAGACACCGGGAACCAGCCGCCTTGGAGACTCGAaggtgacagcgaggagcGAGGTGCTCCGTTGCCGCGATCAGGCCCAAGCGCGGACGGCAAGAAGCCCGCTGCTCCTTGTGCCGggcatttctcttcttcttccttcgcgtctgccGCTTCTGCTGAGGCCGCGAAGCTGcgaggcggcgaggaagatTCAGACGAGGCCGCGCCCAAAGACGGTTtgcaggaaggagacagaagcgagagagaacacgcagaacggagagaagaaagggacgagagagaaggaaagagagaagaagccaaCGCTCGGGGAACCCCACAGCCAACAAAGGCGGACGAGGGGTACATCGAGCCCAAACTCTGTCTGAGCAGAAAATCGTCGCGAGTCAATCTTGTCGAGAGCCAAGAGCCTCTCAGGATtgctgtctgtttctttg GGCGGCAAGCCCCCGGAGGTTTGAACGCAGTCATGGGCGTTTTGGAGTACTTGGAAAATTTGTCTCCCAAGGGCATTTGCATTGGCATTCTTGGAGGCATCCTGGGTCTCGTTCACGGCTGGTACACAATCGTGGACAGGCGGTCGTTCTCCCTGTTTCGGAACCAAGGCGGCCTCGACCTCTTGTGCAG AACAACGGAACATTTCAGCAACGAATTCGAGCTGCAGCAATGCATCAAAACAATCCAGGCCCTCCGACTTGATGGCCTCGTCGTCCTCGGAGGGACCAGCGCTGTCAGCGACGCTGCCATCCTGACTGAGCACCTCCTCGACTCGGATACACAAACCTGTGTCGTCGGCGTCCCCATGACGGTCGACAACGGTGTGCCGTTCATTGAAGCA tgcctCGGTCACGACACAGTCTGTCGTGTCTTCAACAGCATCATCGGCAGCTTGATGCACGAGAGTCGCAGCTCAAAGTGTTGGTATTTTATCCGCGTCTCCGGCAAATGTCTCTCCCACCTGGCTGCGGAATGTGCACTCGACACGCACCCGAACTTGGTCCTTATCAACGAAGAAATCGAGCAGAAG CGCATGGGGGCGATGGCGTTAACGAATTTGATCAGCGATATCGTGGAGACGCGCGCCGGCCTGGGCCTTCACTACGGGACCGTCCTTCTTCCCGACTCTCTCCTGGCGCATTTGCCGGAAATGCACATGCTCATCAACGAAGTGGATGCATGTTTCGAAA gtgGTTTTTATGCTCAAACTGAAGAAGGCCTTGAACTCCTTCGGGCGCGGCTCACGCCATGGAGCGCCGCCCTCTTCAGCAGTCTCCCCAAGGCGATCCAGTGGCAGCTTGCTTTCAACAAAGATCAAACATACCGG GTGGATCTCACGGCCATTGACACAGAAGTCTTGTTGAAGCGCCTcgtcgagagagagctgGCGAGGCGCAAGAGCATCGGAGCCTTCCGCAAGGGACAGTTTCTATGCAAGACTCATTTTCTTGCGTACCAGGGGCGCTCTGCGGCGCCGACGATCTTCGATGCTGATTTGGG GTTCTCCTACGGCTACACCGCGGCGGTGTTGGTGGATGGCGGCTGCACAGGCTACATGGCGCAGATCAGCAACTTGGTTGGACAGCCTGCGGAATGGTCGGTTAGCGCAGTGCCCTTTACATGTTTAGTCGACGTACAGCCGGTGAAAACGTCGACAGTCACGCCCCTGCACCACAAGGTTGCTCATCTGCGACAGGGTCACCTTCACCAACATGGCCGCCAGGTCTGGTCCCCTGCGCAGGCGTCGCCGGCGACGCATGAGACCCACCACTACTGCGGTCCTGCCTTAG GTCGCGCCGGctgttctgcgtctgctcacACATCCGAAGAATCCTTCAAGTGCGAAAGCGACATGCGgggctcttcttcctcttcttcttcttcctcttcttcttcttcctcttcttcttcctcttcttcttcctcttcttcttcggctgtcGTGTTGATGTTTCGGGTGGAAGTGCCTTTGCAGaagctgtctctgcagggGGGCATGTTTCGAACGCTCGCGCTGTCGCGGGCCGAGTGGGCTCTTGGGGACTGCTTCTCCAATCCAGGTCCTGTCCAATATGAAGGCGCCGCGAGTCGCGTGCGGCTCAACTCCCTTCGGCTCCCCTCGACAGACCCCACAGTGAAACTCAAGAAGATTTCTCAGCTCTGCAGCCAG GTAAAAAGCTTGTGCAGCGTGATGGCGACGCCTCCCCTGTTGAAGACGGCGGAGTCTTCTCTTCACAGCATCGTGGAGGTTCTTTCAACTCTATCCAGAAGTGAAAGAAACCAACAAATGCAGTTCTACGACATTTCTCATGTGCTCGCTCAGCGCTGCACAACCAAG gCTTGGCTGTCGGCGGCGGAGTCTCTGCCGCTGTCAAATTGGCCTTCTCCGCTTCCGGGATCGTTCCCCGGCGCGGGGCATCCAGACCGCTGTGGCCCAGGCGGCCCGCCAGCTGGCAGTTgtgttctttcttcctcgccccCTCCCTTTCAGGACTGGTTTCAGTTCTCGGTGTCGCCGCCGGCTTCCTCTGCGGCCTCTGCGGGTCTCCCCACGGGAGGAGCTGGCCTCGACGCCTGGACGCCGGCTGCGACCTCCGCTGGGGTTCTCTCTGCCGGTCCGTTCGATGTTTTTCGACGCCATGAGCGAACCtcagagaagggcagagagcCACACGTCGCACACGAAG